One window from the genome of Faecalibacterium sp. HTF-F encodes:
- a CDS encoding cytidine deaminase, protein MHNKKGVTDMTNLTLEEKKELIRMALAAREKAYVPYSDFMVGAALRARDGRIFTGCNVENAAFTPTSCAERTALFKAVAEGVTEFTDIAVVGSRRGEVNEQITSPCGVCRQALFEFGGPELNVIMAKTPEDFIERSMDELLPFGFGPSNVAGNRAVK, encoded by the coding sequence TTGCATAATAAAAAAGGAGTAACGGATATGACCAATCTGACTTTGGAGGAAAAGAAGGAGCTCATCCGCATGGCACTGGCTGCACGGGAAAAAGCCTATGTGCCCTATAGCGATTTTATGGTGGGTGCTGCCCTGCGTGCCAGAGACGGCCGCATTTTTACCGGCTGCAACGTGGAGAACGCTGCCTTTACCCCCACCAGCTGTGCCGAGCGCACGGCTCTGTTCAAGGCGGTGGCCGAGGGCGTGACCGAGTTCACCGACATTGCTGTGGTGGGCAGCCGCCGCGGTGAGGTGAACGAGCAGATCACTTCCCCCTGCGGGGTGTGCCGTCAGGCTTTGTTTGAATTCGGCGGGCCGGAACTGAACGTTATCATGGCAAAGACGCCGGAAGACTTTATCGAGCGCAGCATGGATGAACTGCTGCCCTTCGGTTTTGGCCCCTCCAATGTGGCGGGCAACCGTGCCGTGAAGTGA
- the deoD gene encoding purine-nucleoside phosphorylase translates to MSTPHISAEKGDFAKTVLMPGDPLRAKFIADTFLKDVRQVTGVRGMLGFTGTYEGRPISVMGSGMGMPSIGIYSYELFKFYDVENIVRIGSAGSYTDKARLFDTVLAAGAVSESNYARVQSGFEGDLTLPSQSLNDKLRASAAKQGIPLIEGNIHSSDVFYRQPSDAKPTYWEKLRDERGCLCVEMESFALFANAQVLGKNAACLLTISDSFVSPEITTAEQRQKSFTDMMKVALGAEY, encoded by the coding sequence ATGTCTACCCCTCACATCAGTGCTGAAAAAGGCGATTTTGCAAAGACCGTCCTGATGCCGGGCGATCCTCTGCGCGCAAAATTCATTGCGGACACCTTCCTCAAGGATGTCCGTCAGGTGACCGGCGTGCGCGGGATGCTGGGTTTTACCGGCACCTACGAGGGCCGTCCCATCAGCGTGATGGGCAGCGGCATGGGCATGCCGTCCATTGGCATTTATTCCTATGAGTTGTTCAAGTTCTACGATGTAGAGAACATCGTCCGCATTGGCTCTGCCGGCAGCTATACCGACAAGGCCAGACTGTTTGACACCGTGCTGGCCGCCGGTGCTGTGAGTGAGAGCAACTATGCCCGTGTGCAGAGCGGCTTTGAAGGGGACCTCACGCTGCCCAGCCAGAGCCTGAACGACAAGCTGCGCGCATCTGCCGCAAAGCAGGGCATCCCCCTCATCGAGGGCAACATCCACTCTTCGGATGTGTTCTACCGTCAGCCCTCCGATGCGAAGCCCACCTACTGGGAAAAGCTGCGCGATGAGCGCGGATGCCTGTGCGTGGAGATGGAGAGCTTTGCTCTGTTTGCCAATGCACAGGTGCTGGGCAAGAATGCTGCCTGTCTGCTGACCATTTCCGACAGCTTTGTCTCGCCGGAGATCACCACGGCCGAGCAGCGCCAGAAGAGCTTTACCGACATGATGAAGGTAGCACTGGGCGCAGAATACTAA
- a CDS encoding M23 family metallopeptidase, which yields MIEDKTKEQQPASPAKPKWGQKLRSLWAQLQCMGLLHRHRLRRKTQNRVSNFSRKIAQNAAVPVIGEALYALGYSTEYVFVRTGRGLRSSWLWLWHSAAALLRNTAAIAFPGAAQMFRDLFGPIWLFFRGCGSLLVHAHRVRKEKGFAVACRESVHYLTSGVRRNIRTLPRMAMYVLPVCALAVMVTVFNNTIRQPYALEVQVNGQTVGYVANEDVFNSAREAVQERINYAGTDHTEWTVEPTYTVTVAHKTLDENEMADAILKSASDQISEGTALYLDGELTAVCNDGTALQSYLSSLLEPYEDPENSNMTVGFNKEVTLENGIYFNDSFQNEADVEQQLSGVQQQEKIYTVQMGDTLWSIAQKNDLTFRELCELNPSFKGAQLNENSNIQAGDELIVTKQEAMLEVRITKVETWQEEIPYSTETTTSNEYTVGTKKTVQNGVNGLRQITAQRVYNTDGIQLSQKILSTEVVQEPVTEKIVKGTKKVTNSTAYITGSGQFIWPVPGYRYCSRWYGSGHKGVDICAAAGTPIYASAGGTVTKAGYNKAGAGTGYGYSVIISHGSGYTTVYAHCLSLAVHSGQSVKQGQLIGYVGSTGRSSGNHCHFEIRRNGSYIAPQNVFNRSKYR from the coding sequence TTGATCGAAGATAAAACAAAGGAGCAGCAGCCTGCCTCACCGGCAAAGCCCAAGTGGGGACAGAAGCTGCGCTCCCTTTGGGCACAGTTGCAGTGCATGGGGCTTTTGCACCGGCATCGGCTGCGCCGTAAAACGCAGAATCGTGTAAGCAATTTCAGCAGAAAGATCGCCCAGAACGCTGCCGTTCCGGTCATTGGCGAGGCGCTGTATGCACTGGGCTACTCCACCGAGTATGTATTCGTCCGCACCGGACGCGGCCTGCGCAGCAGCTGGCTGTGGCTGTGGCACTCTGCTGCGGCATTGTTGAGGAATACGGCAGCCATCGCATTCCCGGGCGCTGCACAGATGTTCCGGGATCTGTTCGGGCCCATCTGGCTGTTTTTCCGGGGCTGCGGCTCCCTGCTGGTCCACGCCCATCGGGTGCGCAAAGAAAAAGGCTTTGCCGTGGCCTGCCGCGAAAGTGTACATTATCTGACCAGCGGCGTGCGCCGCAATATCAGGACCCTGCCGCGGATGGCCATGTATGTGCTGCCGGTGTGTGCACTGGCAGTCATGGTGACTGTGTTCAACAATACTATCCGCCAGCCCTACGCGCTGGAAGTGCAGGTGAACGGCCAGACCGTGGGCTATGTGGCCAACGAGGACGTGTTCAACTCGGCCCGCGAGGCAGTGCAGGAGCGTATCAATTACGCCGGCACCGACCATACGGAGTGGACCGTGGAACCTACCTACACCGTTACCGTGGCCCATAAGACCCTGGACGAAAACGAAATGGCAGACGCCATCCTGAAGAGCGCCAGCGACCAGATCAGCGAGGGCACAGCCCTGTACTTGGACGGCGAGCTGACCGCCGTGTGCAATGACGGCACAGCATTGCAAAGCTACCTGAGCAGCCTGCTGGAACCCTATGAAGACCCCGAAAATTCCAATATGACCGTGGGCTTCAATAAGGAAGTTACGCTGGAGAACGGTATCTACTTCAACGACAGCTTCCAGAACGAAGCGGATGTGGAGCAGCAGCTTTCCGGTGTGCAGCAGCAGGAAAAGATCTATACTGTGCAGATGGGCGATACGCTGTGGAGCATTGCCCAGAAAAACGATCTGACCTTCCGGGAGCTGTGTGAGCTGAACCCCAGCTTCAAAGGCGCACAGTTAAATGAAAACTCCAACATTCAGGCAGGGGATGAACTGATCGTCACCAAGCAGGAAGCCATGCTGGAAGTGCGCATCACCAAGGTGGAAACATGGCAGGAAGAGATCCCCTACTCCACCGAGACCACTACCTCCAACGAGTACACGGTGGGCACCAAGAAAACGGTGCAGAACGGTGTGAACGGCCTGCGCCAGATCACGGCGCAGCGTGTTTATAACACCGATGGCATCCAGCTTTCCCAGAAGATCCTGAGCACGGAAGTGGTGCAGGAGCCTGTCACCGAAAAGATCGTGAAGGGCACCAAGAAGGTGACCAACAGCACCGCCTATATCACCGGCAGCGGTCAGTTCATCTGGCCGGTGCCCGGCTACCGCTACTGCTCGCGCTGGTACGGCAGCGGCCACAAGGGCGTGGATATCTGCGCTGCAGCGGGTACGCCCATCTACGCATCGGCAGGCGGCACTGTAACCAAGGCAGGCTACAATAAGGCTGGTGCCGGCACGGGCTACGGCTACTCCGTCATCATCAGCCACGGCAGCGGCTACACCACGGTGTATGCGCACTGTCTGTCGCTGGCGGTGCACTCTGGTCAGTCGGTCAAGCAGGGCCAGCTGATCGGCTATGTGGGCAGCACCGGACGCTCCAGCGGCAACCACTGCCACTTTGAGATCCGCCGCAACGGCAGCTACATCGCGCCGCAGAATGTGTTCAACCGCAGCAAGTATAGGTAA
- a CDS encoding RluA family pseudouridine synthase: MPQTPQTQDGVLVRNFLRQCAVSTELARAVKFRGSGFFAEGEPVLANRRVYPGQVVSFELPPEGDGVAPQPEIPVKVVYEDAFAVVLEKPPHLAVHPTLNYPCDTLANGYAAWAAQQGISPVFRPVNRIDKDTSGLVLAAKHAYAAPLLARNVEKLYYAVVEGELPLGPGVIDAPIGRQAESVIGRCVTPDGKPSRTEYTILKAENGLSLAACVPVTGRTHQIRVHFASIGHPLAGDDLYGGSRARIGRQALHCARQSFQVPMYVGQPDGIRVQVPVREHSTVVTVESPLPQDMKQLFGEK; the protein is encoded by the coding sequence GTGCCGCAGACACCGCAGACGCAGGACGGCGTGCTTGTGCGCAATTTTCTGCGCCAGTGTGCCGTCTCCACCGAGCTTGCCCGTGCAGTCAAGTTCCGGGGCAGCGGCTTCTTTGCAGAAGGGGAGCCTGTCCTTGCCAACCGCCGGGTCTACCCGGGGCAGGTGGTGTCCTTTGAGCTGCCGCCGGAGGGAGACGGCGTGGCCCCGCAGCCGGAGATCCCGGTAAAGGTGGTCTATGAGGATGCGTTTGCGGTGGTGCTGGAAAAGCCGCCTCATCTGGCCGTGCACCCCACCCTGAACTACCCCTGCGATACCCTTGCCAACGGCTATGCGGCATGGGCCGCGCAGCAGGGCATCAGCCCGGTGTTCCGCCCGGTGAACCGCATCGATAAGGACACCAGCGGCCTTGTTCTGGCTGCGAAGCACGCCTACGCTGCGCCGCTGCTGGCCCGGAATGTGGAAAAGCTCTACTATGCCGTTGTGGAGGGAGAGCTGCCGCTGGGCCCGGGCGTGATCGATGCGCCCATTGGCCGTCAGGCCGAGAGCGTTATCGGGCGGTGTGTGACCCCGGATGGCAAGCCCAGCCGTACCGAGTATACCATATTAAAGGCAGAAAACGGCCTGAGCCTTGCCGCCTGTGTGCCGGTGACCGGCCGCACGCACCAGATCCGGGTGCATTTTGCGTCCATCGGACACCCGCTGGCGGGGGATGATCTTTACGGCGGAAGCAGAGCACGCATTGGCCGTCAGGCGCTGCACTGCGCAAGGCAGAGCTTTCAGGTACCGATGTATGTCGGACAGCCGGACGGCATCCGTGTGCAGGTGCCGGTGCGTGAGCACAGCACGGTGGTCACGGTGGAAAGCCCCCTGCCGCAGGACATGAAACAGCTTTTTGGTGAAAAGTAA
- a CDS encoding NAD(+) synthase, protein MKDGFLKAAALSPALRVADCAYNVRQITEALRKAAARGVKLAVFPEFCLTGYTCGDLFLQRTLQTGALDALSALLAETQELDVVALVGLPLLVHGKLYNCAAVLCHGRILGLVPKTYLPNYGEFYEKRQFTPGSTEVELTEVCGQQVPFGTSLLFRCRQMPSFVLGVEICEDLWSALPPSTFHALAGATVIANLSASDETVGKAEYRRALVSNQSARLLCGYLYASAGHGESTQDMVFAGHDLIAENGTVLSENAPFDGGCAETEIDCQRMEAERARNTSFEPAGEGYQTVEFDLEPVETVLTRWIDPAPFVPGDPKRRAERCELILKMQADGLAKRLDHAHAKTAVIGISGGLDSCLALLVAVRAMKQLGRPARDVLAVTMPCFGTTKRTRSNAEILCDELQVSFKEIDIANTVHSHFADIGQDESVLDVTFENGQARVRTLELMDTANRTGGLVVGTGDLSELALGWATYNGDHMSMYGVNAGVPKTLVRHLVRYEADIAATDALRTVLLDILDTPVSPELLPAKDGEIAQKTEDLVGPYELHDFYLYQVLRFGFGPAKIFRLAKAAFAGRPEYPDSVLYKWLRNFYWRFFAQQFKRSCLPDGPKVGSVTLSPRGDWRMPSDACAALWLAELEQLQIKD, encoded by the coding sequence ATGAAAGATGGTTTTTTGAAAGCAGCCGCCCTTTCTCCCGCACTGCGGGTGGCCGACTGCGCCTATAACGTCCGGCAGATCACCGAGGCTCTGCGCAAGGCCGCAGCTCGCGGCGTGAAGCTGGCCGTGTTCCCCGAGTTCTGCCTGACCGGCTATACCTGCGGCGACCTGTTTCTGCAGCGTACTCTGCAGACCGGCGCGCTGGACGCTTTGAGCGCCCTGCTGGCTGAAACGCAGGAGCTGGACGTGGTGGCTCTGGTCGGCCTGCCGCTGCTGGTGCACGGCAAGCTGTACAACTGCGCCGCCGTGCTGTGCCATGGCAGGATCCTGGGCCTTGTGCCCAAGACCTATCTGCCCAACTACGGCGAGTTCTACGAAAAGCGCCAGTTCACCCCGGGCAGCACCGAGGTGGAGCTGACGGAGGTGTGCGGTCAGCAGGTGCCCTTTGGCACCTCCCTGCTGTTCCGCTGCCGCCAGATGCCCAGCTTTGTGCTGGGTGTGGAGATCTGCGAAGATCTGTGGAGCGCCCTGCCGCCCTCCACCTTCCATGCGCTGGCCGGTGCGACCGTGATCGCAAACCTTTCCGCCAGCGATGAGACCGTTGGCAAGGCCGAGTACCGCCGGGCGCTGGTGTCCAACCAGTCTGCCCGCCTGCTGTGCGGCTACCTTTATGCTTCCGCCGGGCACGGTGAGAGCACGCAGGACATGGTGTTTGCCGGGCATGACCTCATTGCCGAGAACGGCACCGTCCTCTCTGAGAACGCCCCCTTTGACGGCGGTTGTGCCGAGACCGAGATCGACTGCCAGCGCATGGAAGCCGAGCGTGCCCGCAACACCAGCTTTGAGCCGGCCGGTGAGGGCTACCAGACCGTGGAGTTTGATCTGGAGCCGGTGGAGACCGTGCTGACCCGCTGGATCGATCCCGCGCCCTTTGTGCCCGGCGACCCCAAGCGCCGCGCTGAACGCTGTGAGCTTATTTTGAAGATGCAGGCGGACGGCCTTGCCAAGCGACTGGATCACGCCCACGCCAAAACGGCGGTCATCGGCATTTCCGGCGGGTTGGACAGCTGTCTTGCGCTGCTGGTGGCCGTGCGTGCCATGAAGCAGCTGGGCCGCCCCGCCCGGGATGTGCTGGCTGTGACCATGCCCTGCTTCGGCACCACGAAGCGCACCCGCAGCAATGCAGAGATCCTGTGCGATGAGCTGCAGGTCTCCTTTAAGGAGATCGATATCGCCAACACCGTGCACAGCCATTTTGCGGACATCGGTCAGGATGAGAGCGTGCTGGACGTCACCTTTGAAAACGGACAGGCCCGCGTGCGCACGCTGGAGCTGATGGATACCGCCAACCGCACCGGCGGTCTCGTGGTGGGCACCGGCGACCTTTCGGAGCTGGCGCTGGGCTGGGCCACCTACAACGGCGACCACATGAGCATGTACGGCGTCAACGCCGGTGTGCCCAAAACGCTGGTACGCCACCTTGTGCGCTACGAAGCCGACATTGCCGCCACCGATGCCCTGCGCACGGTGCTGCTGGATATTCTGGACACCCCTGTCTCCCCGGAGCTGCTGCCCGCCAAGGACGGCGAGATCGCACAGAAGACCGAAGACCTTGTGGGTCCCTATGAGCTGCACGATTTCTACCTGTATCAGGTGCTGCGCTTCGGCTTTGGCCCGGCCAAGATCTTCCGGCTGGCAAAGGCTGCATTCGCAGGCCGGCCGGAGTACCCGGACAGTGTGCTGTACAAGTGGCTGCGCAACTTCTACTGGCGGTTCTTTGCCCAGCAGTTCAAGCGCAGCTGCCTGCCCGACGGCCCCAAGGTGGGCAGCGTGACCCTTTCGCCCCGCGGCGACTGGCGGATGCCCAGCGATGCCTGTGCTGCACTGTGGCTGGCTGAGCTGGAACAATTACAGATCAAGGATTAA
- a CDS encoding NusG domain II-containing protein, with protein MKNKKLLTNLLFAVVILAIAAVLLVVRRVHASGSGLRAELIYGDNNTTMNLPLDVDETYDVDTGYYTVHIQIKDGAARFVDSPCPDHICEGFGWLSNEDQTATCLPARAVLTIVPVS; from the coding sequence ATGAAAAACAAAAAGCTGCTTACCAATCTTCTGTTTGCCGTGGTCATTCTGGCCATTGCCGCTGTGCTGCTGGTGGTACGCCGCGTGCACGCTTCCGGCTCCGGACTGCGGGCCGAGCTGATTTACGGCGACAACAACACCACCATGAACCTGCCGCTGGACGTGGATGAGACCTATGATGTGGACACCGGTTACTATACCGTCCACATCCAGATCAAGGACGGTGCAGCCCGGTTTGTGGATTCGCCCTGCCCGGATCACATCTGTGAAGGCTTCGGCTGGCTTTCCAACGAGGATCAGACCGCCACCTGCCTTCCCGCCCGTGCAGTGCTGACCATTGTACCTGTTTCCTGA
- a CDS encoding LCP family protein, translating into MMDENDRSHEDYRSLRHISRKEGSEDTAPIEVDSSAFFSETPPEPPQTPPPKRPSAQKPTHKHHDAPVPPQAHPPVDGAVAVPSKWGNILLILQGLLSVLSLVQLWRTQMLPVLYLVILAALLALLWLLVKRCQEYNVPGKVARVFSVFLCAAMALGCFWAQQGLSALGSMTSGLLTGAEANKITKEPFVIYLSGVDTRGELTENARSDVNILAAVNPVTKRVALVNTPRDYYVDLAGTDSKDKLTHAGLYGVETSMETLGNLYGVNVDHYIRINFAGFISIIDALGGVDVYSDQAFTSVGSPGYYDPTTFVEGWNHLDGKSALAFARERHAFASGDIQRGINQMKVIDAMLNKIKSPALLMGFSKIMDAASDCFVTSFSQDQISALVRMQLSDFAEWDIESYTVTGTSSSSTKCYSAKGQKLYVMKPDDSSVSKAREMIASVMGGEGTVADTTQKPEKTEVFTPTTDPNAAVSEVPAESVPEEVPAESVPEETVPADQPADAEQPADTQTPEPEAPAEGETGGDTPAEAPSISLPTQEEVEQAASSIYNAASSIWGAIQDAASQQNDAA; encoded by the coding sequence ATGATGGATGAAAACGATCGTTCCCACGAAGATTACCGTTCTCTGCGGCACATCAGCCGCAAGGAAGGCTCTGAGGATACTGCGCCCATTGAGGTGGACAGCTCGGCGTTCTTTTCCGAGACTCCTCCGGAACCGCCGCAGACCCCGCCGCCCAAGCGTCCTTCCGCCCAGAAGCCCACGCACAAGCATCACGATGCACCGGTACCGCCGCAGGCGCATCCGCCCGTGGACGGAGCCGTGGCCGTACCTTCCAAATGGGGGAATATTTTGCTGATCTTACAAGGCCTTTTAAGTGTTCTGTCTCTGGTGCAGCTGTGGCGCACCCAGATGCTTCCGGTTCTGTATCTGGTCATTCTGGCCGCGCTGCTGGCGCTGCTGTGGCTGCTGGTAAAGCGCTGTCAAGAGTACAACGTTCCCGGCAAGGTTGCCCGGGTGTTCTCGGTGTTCCTGTGCGCCGCCATGGCGCTGGGCTGCTTCTGGGCTCAGCAGGGCCTTTCCGCTCTGGGCAGCATGACCTCCGGCCTGCTCACCGGTGCCGAGGCCAACAAGATCACCAAAGAGCCCTTTGTGATCTACCTCAGCGGTGTGGATACCCGCGGCGAGCTGACGGAAAATGCCCGCAGCGACGTGAACATCCTTGCTGCCGTGAATCCTGTCACCAAGCGGGTGGCCCTCGTCAATACGCCCCGCGACTATTACGTAGACCTTGCCGGCACCGACAGCAAGGACAAGCTGACCCACGCCGGTCTGTACGGCGTGGAGACCAGCATGGAAACGTTGGGCAACCTGTACGGCGTCAACGTGGATCATTACATCCGCATCAACTTTGCAGGCTTCATCAGCATCATCGATGCGCTGGGCGGCGTGGATGTCTACTCCGATCAGGCGTTCACCTCGGTGGGCAGCCCCGGATACTACGATCCCACCACCTTTGTAGAGGGCTGGAACCATCTGGACGGTAAGTCCGCACTGGCCTTTGCCCGCGAACGCCACGCCTTTGCGTCCGGCGATATCCAGCGCGGCATCAACCAGATGAAGGTGATCGATGCCATGCTGAACAAGATCAAGTCCCCTGCCCTGCTGATGGGCTTTTCCAAGATCATGGATGCCGCCTCCGACTGCTTTGTGACCAGCTTTTCACAGGATCAGATCAGTGCGCTGGTGCGGATGCAGCTGAGCGACTTTGCCGAGTGGGATATTGAAAGCTATACCGTCACCGGCACAAGCTCCAGCAGCACCAAGTGCTACTCTGCCAAGGGACAGAAGCTCTACGTCATGAAGCCGGACGATTCTTCTGTAAGCAAGGCCAGGGAAATGATCGCGTCCGTGATGGGCGGTGAGGGCACCGTTGCCGACACCACCCAGAAGCCGGAAAAGACCGAGGTGTTCACCCCCACCACCGACCCGAACGCCGCTGTTTCGGAGGTGCCTGCCGAGAGCGTTCCCGAGGAAGTGCCCGCCGAGAGCGTGCCGGAAGAGACCGTCCCGGCCGACCAGCCTGCAGATGCAGAGCAGCCTGCCGACACCCAGACGCCGGAGCCGGAAGCTCCCGCCGAGGGTGAGACCGGCGGGGACACACCTGCCGAAGCCCCGTCTATCTCCCTGCCCACGCAGGAAGAGGTGGAACAGGCTGCATCGTCCATCTACAATGCGGCTTCCTCCATCTGGGGTGCCATTCAGGATGCCGCATCTCAGCAGAACGACGCGGCCTGA